GTCGTCGCGCTCGTGGGGCTGGTGCTGCTGCTCGCGGGCGGCGGCAAGCTGTTCCGCGCCGTGGCGGGCCCGGTGGGCGCGGTGCTGGGCCTGGTGTGGACGGGCGCCGTCACCCAGCGGCTCGGCATGGGGGACCTGGATCCGCGCCTGCCCACCCTGGTGGCCGCGGCGCTGATGGCGCTGGGCTTCCTCTTCCCGCCCGCCGTCACCTTCGTGGGCGTGGGCGTGCCGCTGGGGCTGCTGGCGGGCCAGATTGCCGGCCCCAGCGACTTCCTGCTCGGCTTCGGGCCGGGCTTCATCATTGGCGGTCTGGTGGGCGCCTTCCTCCACCGGCAGGTGAGCGGCATCGTCGCGTCGGTGGTGGGCGCGTGGATCCTGGTGATTGGCGCGCTCGCGGCGCTGCACCAGTTCGGCGGCGTGGTGGAGGCCGTGGCCAGCCGCCCCTGGGGCGTCATCATCGCCGCGCTCCTCTTCGCCCTGGCGGGCAGCGTCTACCAGCTGGCCGTGCGCCCCACGCCGGAGGAGTCGGATCAACAGAAGGCGGAGAAGCAGCGGCTGAAGCAGCGGCTGGCGGAGCAGCAGGCGCTCGAGAAGCGCTGGGGGGTCAAGTGACCCCTGTCCCGGCAATCCTTTACGCCGGGGGGGCCGGGGCGTAGATTCCGCCGGCTTTCCCCCTCCCCTTCCTCGAGCATCGATGGGCCAGGCCAGCCGCAAGGACAAGGACACGCAGAAGCAGGAAGGGTCGCCCCCGGCGGCCTCCGTCCCGTCTTCCCCGGACGCCGCCCAGCCCGCCGTGCCGCATGAGGGGTGGCGCAAGCCCGCCGGCATGAGCCGCAAGGGGTGGGCCATCCTCGCGGGCGCCGTCGCCTTCATCCAGCTCCCGCTCATCCACTACGCGCTCTTCCGGGGCCAGGCGGACGTCACCGCGACGGTGCCCTACCAGCAGGCCTTCAACGACCCGGCCGTCGTCTCGCGCGACTTCTTCTCCACCGGCGCCTACTGGCGCGTGACGAACGGGGAGCTCCTGGGCCCCGCGCCCAAGAACAACCCGCTGTGGCTCCAGGCCGCGCTGCCGGACGACGTGGCGGTGGAGTTCGACGTGCGCCCCGAGTACCCCGAGGGCGACATCCGCGTGGAGCTGTTCGGCAACGGGCGCGACCCGGCCTCCGGCTACGTGCTGGTGCAGGGCGGGTGGAACAACAGCCTGTCCGTCCTCGCCCGGAAGGACATCAACGCCCCCGCCCTGGACGTGCTCCAGCGCAAGGCCGCGCGCATCGCGGAGAAGGGCGGCGGCCAGGGCGCGGACCTCGTGGCCACCGGCGTCTTCAAGAAGGACACCCGGGTGCGCGTGGAGTCCCGCGTGGGCGCCCCCATCCAGTCCGGCCGCACCTACCACTGGCGCATCGAGCGGCGCGGCAACGTGCTCAAGTGGGCCATCGACGGACAGCTGGTCGCGGAGCTGGACGACCCGTTCCCCCTGAAGGGCAGGGGCCAGGACCGGATGGGCCTGTCCGGCTGGGAGTCGCAGCTGTTCTTCGACAACCTGCGCGTGGGCACGCCGGACTCCATGCCCGCCACCATGGTGGCGAAGCAGGAGCCCACCCTGCCTCCGGGCCCCTCCGAGGACGACTTCAACCGCGACACCCTGGGTGACGCGTGGAACGTGACGAACCCCGCCGCAGTGAAGCTGGAGGACGGGGCGCTGGTGGTCCAGAACGTGGGCAACCGCCCGGTGTGGCTGAAGAAGCCCATCCCGGAGAACGCCGTCATCGAGTTCGACGCCTGGGGTGACAGCCCGGACGGCGACATGAAGGTGGAGGCGTGGGGCGACGGCCGCTCCTTCTACGCGGGCGACCCGCGCCTGCAGTACACCGCCACCGGCTACGTCTTCATCTTCGGCGGCTGGAAGAACACCCAGTCCATCATCGCGCGCCAGCACGAGCACACCAACGACCGCGCCGTGCGCGACGGCGCCGCGGTGGTGCCCGGCCAGCGCTACCACTTCCGAATCACCCGGCGGGACGGACTCCTGTCGTGGGAAGTGGACGGCAAGCCCTTCCTCACCCTCCAGGACGCGTCCCCGCTCTACGGCCCCCGGAACCAGTACTTCGGGTTCTCCGGCTGGCAGACGCGCGTCCACTTCGACAACCTCAAGATCCAGCCGCTGTAGCCTTCCCCCGGGCGGCGGAGGAAACACCCGTGCGCAGAGTCGGAATCTTCGGCTGGGGCGTGGTCGCCCCGCGTTCCCCCAACATCGAGGCCTTCGCGAAGAACCTCGAGTCGTCCGAGACCTGGCTGACCCCCTTCAACGGCTTCGGTCCGGACAACTTCCTCGTCGGCACGCCCGAGTTCGACCTGGCGGCCTACAAGCCGTGGATCGACGCGCGATTCCCCGCCAACCGCTTCTCCCAGCTGGAGCGGAAGATGGGGCAGCCCACGCAGTACGCCATCGGCGCGTTCATCCAGTCGCTGGCGCAGAACCCGGGCATCGAGAAGGAGCTCCAGGAGCTGGGCACCAAGGCCCACGTCTACGTGGGCACCGGCCTGGGCGACCTGCCCACCATCCAGCACATCTCCCTGGACCTCTACCGCGCCCAGCGCCGGTGGGACCGCTTCTGGGCCTCCCCGGAGCGCAACGGCGCCCTGCGCCAGTGGCGTGAGACGCGCGAGCCGCTGCCCGGCCTGCCCCCGGAGCCCTCCACCATCGAGGAGGTGGAGCGCGACAAGGCGGAGGACGACTGGTGGCACTTCTGGGCCGGCCGCTCGCCGGAGCTGCGCGAGTACCTGGAGGAGCTGCGCGAGATTGAAGCCATTGGCGTGCCCGACGAGGGCGACGTGGAGTCCGCCAAGCTGGCCGTCATCAAGGAGAAGCGCACGCGCAACGGGCGCCTGCAGAAGAAGTGGAACGCGCCCGAGCCGCCGTGGAACGCCGTGTCCTCCAACGTGCTGTGGAACATCCACAACACGCCCGCGTCCCAGGTGTCCATGCTGGGGCAGATTACGGGCAT
The sequence above is drawn from the Corallococcus sp. NCRR genome and encodes:
- a CDS encoding beta-ketoacyl synthase N-terminal-like domain-containing protein, giving the protein MRRVGIFGWGVVAPRSPNIEAFAKNLESSETWLTPFNGFGPDNFLVGTPEFDLAAYKPWIDARFPANRFSQLERKMGQPTQYAIGAFIQSLAQNPGIEKELQELGTKAHVYVGTGLGDLPTIQHISLDLYRAQRRWDRFWASPERNGALRQWRETREPLPGLPPEPSTIEEVERDKAEDDWWHFWAGRSPELREYLEELREIEAIGVPDEGDVESAKLAVIKEKRTRNGRLQKKWNAPEPPWNAVSSNVLWNIHNTPASQVSMLGQITGMTFAPVAACSSFGYGLKLAMNAIRLGEAKAVVLGMTDAAPNPLVVGGFYNARVISADAAVSKPLTALRGTHIAGGAVVWVVGDYEHFTQKGFKALGLEPVAVGVTADADHIITPSKEGPTLAIREALGAAGCQPQDVGSWDLHATATPGDFLEVQNLRDVLPESVLITARKGTFGHGMSAGGGWELTAQYLGAQAGKVYPTPLSAPELNKQIAKVHGRFVFNEEVAAPEGCSGKLSMGVGGINACIISRPWK